Proteins encoded in a region of the Pseudodesulfovibrio sp. S3 genome:
- the phnD gene encoding phosphonate ABC transporter substrate-binding protein: MFSKLTKAFMVAALVLAFALPGLANAGTKDWPSTIKFGFIPTEGAADSAKRAKPIADKLEKVLGVKVEIFTASDYNGIITAMANKHIDFAYFGPKSYTEASEKANAEAVLLELNKEGQPGYTGIIIARKDSGITNMEQAKGKSFAFTDPNSTSGYLVPNVIFARDMNIKPKEYFKEVRFSGSHGASILAVKNGSVEVAATNNIDLDRMIEKGSVSLADFIILKKSDLIPGAPMAARKDLPESLKAAFAGALLQINDDPEALNVLQNGGYAHTNDKNYDIIRYMKRLKKQLAQ, encoded by the coding sequence ATGTTCAGCAAACTGACCAAAGCCTTCATGGTGGCCGCACTGGTGCTGGCCTTCGCCCTTCCGGGCCTGGCCAACGCCGGAACCAAAGACTGGCCTTCGACCATTAAATTCGGCTTCATCCCCACCGAGGGCGCTGCCGATTCCGCCAAGCGCGCCAAACCCATCGCCGACAAGCTGGAAAAAGTCCTTGGCGTGAAGGTCGAAATCTTCACTGCTTCCGACTACAACGGCATCATCACTGCCATGGCAAACAAGCACATCGATTTCGCATACTTCGGACCCAAGAGCTACACTGAAGCCTCTGAAAAGGCCAATGCCGAAGCCGTGCTGCTCGAGCTCAACAAGGAAGGCCAGCCCGGTTACACCGGCATCATCATCGCCCGCAAGGATTCCGGCATCACCAACATGGAACAGGCCAAGGGCAAATCCTTTGCCTTCACCGATCCCAACTCCACCTCCGGCTACCTCGTCCCCAACGTCATCTTTGCCCGCGACATGAACATCAAACCCAAAGAGTATTTCAAGGAAGTCCGCTTTTCCGGCTCCCACGGCGCTTCCATCCTGGCCGTCAAGAACGGTTCCGTGGAAGTGGCAGCCACCAACAACATCGACCTGGACCGCATGATCGAAAAGGGTTCCGTCTCCCTGGCCGACTTCATCATCCTGAAGAAGTCCGACCTCATCCCCGGCGCTCCCATGGCCGCCCGCAAGGATCTTCCCGAGAGCCTGAAAGCCGCTTTCGCCGGTGCCCTGCTCCAGATCAACGACGATCCCGAGGCGCTCAACGTCCTGCAGAACGGCGGCTACGCCCACACCAACGACAAGAACTACGACATCATCCGCTACATGAAGCGCCTGAAAAAGCAGCTGGCTCAGTAG
- the phnE gene encoding phosphonate ABC transporter, permease protein PhnE — MSQELTLEQVTPRKSFLEKLALGGLLILVFAVLTASYISTDIDPFKLYDKRQNAFEYLFGRQLNDTDKQDAMAQAGRMPEIVAFEESYQEVKAELIAAGKEADPVVIQREAAIRAEKRMLAMDPAQRETLVQQEYARIADEKTGGYFPPVTAWSHLKEYLTALIETVAIAIWGTLIAFVLAIPMAMFAARNTLEMMVQGDGLHQRIIRWFGQFAARRMLDFCRGFNEFVMALIFVAVIGLGPYAGVLALAIHTFGILGKVFSEAIEQIEPGQVEAVTASGASPAQVMAFSVIPQVMPLIVSYTLLRFESNVRSATILGFVGAGGIGFLMFDKINGYLYREVCTMMIMVILSVTLIDYMCGILRRKFV; from the coding sequence ATGAGTCAGGAACTGACACTAGAACAGGTCACTCCCAGGAAGAGCTTCCTTGAGAAGCTCGCCCTGGGGGGCCTTCTGATCCTCGTTTTCGCGGTCCTCACGGCCTCGTACATATCCACGGACATTGATCCGTTCAAACTGTACGACAAACGCCAGAACGCCTTTGAGTACCTCTTTGGCAGGCAACTCAACGACACCGACAAGCAGGACGCCATGGCTCAGGCCGGACGGATGCCCGAGATCGTCGCCTTTGAGGAGTCATACCAGGAAGTCAAGGCCGAACTCATCGCCGCAGGCAAGGAAGCAGACCCCGTCGTTATCCAGCGCGAAGCGGCCATCCGCGCCGAAAAGCGCATGCTCGCCATGGACCCGGCCCAGCGGGAAACCCTGGTCCAACAGGAATATGCCCGTATCGCCGATGAAAAGACGGGCGGATATTTCCCGCCCGTGACCGCGTGGTCCCACCTCAAGGAATACCTGACCGCACTCATCGAAACCGTGGCCATCGCCATATGGGGTACGCTGATCGCTTTTGTGCTGGCCATTCCCATGGCCATGTTCGCGGCAAGGAACACCCTTGAGATGATGGTCCAGGGCGACGGCCTGCACCAGCGCATCATCCGCTGGTTCGGCCAGTTCGCGGCCCGGCGCATGCTCGATTTCTGCCGCGGCTTCAACGAATTCGTCATGGCCCTGATCTTCGTGGCCGTCATCGGGCTCGGACCCTATGCGGGCGTCCTGGCCCTGGCCATCCACACCTTCGGCATCCTCGGCAAGGTCTTTTCCGAGGCCATCGAACAGATCGAACCCGGCCAGGTGGAAGCGGTCACGGCCTCGGGCGCAAGCCCGGCCCAGGTCATGGCCTTCTCGGTCATCCCGCAGGTCATGCCGCTCATCGTGAGCTACACCCTGCTGCGCTTCGAATCCAATGTCCGGTCAGCCACCATCCTCGGTTTCGTGGGCGCGGGCGGCATCGGTTTCCTCATGTTCGACAAGATCAACGGCTACCTCTACCGCGAAGTCTGTACCATGATGATCATGGTCATCCTCTCCGTGACCCTCATCGACTACATGTGCGGCATCCTGCGGCGAAAATTCGTCTAG
- a CDS encoding class II fumarate hydratase → MASYRNETDSMGTVRVPEKALWGAQTQRAMLLFAIDLEPMPREMIHAYATLKKACALANEKAGKLPQEIAAVIIGVCEEIMAGQHADMFPLPVWISGSGTQFNMNVNEVIANRCSQLAGHPLGSKKPVHPNDHVNLSQSTNDNFPSAMYMAVANEVINNLFPSIVSLRNALSAKSEAWREIVKIGRTHMQDATPLTLGQEFSGYVAMLDDNGIRLTDAMEDVYRLPLGGTAVGTGVNSYPGFAQDAIGHIADLTGLPFAPAPNRFAAQGSHDALVQFSATLKTLANSLHKMANDIRLLSCGPRAGLGELIIPANEPGSSIMPGKVNPTQCEALTMVCLQVMANDMAVTLGGTSGTLEMNAYKPLIIRNVLHSIRLLTDAMHSFRANLVEGLEPDHERIADHLGRSLMLVTALAPVIGYDQAARIAHHAHKTGQSLRESALELGLVTAEEFDRTVVPEQMTEPKA, encoded by the coding sequence ATGGCATCATACAGAAACGAGACCGACAGCATGGGCACCGTCCGAGTCCCGGAGAAGGCCCTGTGGGGAGCGCAGACCCAACGGGCCATGCTGCTCTTCGCCATCGACCTTGAACCCATGCCCCGGGAAATGATCCATGCCTATGCCACCCTCAAGAAGGCATGCGCCCTGGCCAACGAAAAAGCGGGAAAACTGCCGCAGGAAATCGCGGCCGTGATCATCGGGGTCTGTGAGGAAATCATGGCCGGACAGCACGCCGACATGTTCCCCCTGCCGGTCTGGATATCGGGCAGCGGCACCCAGTTCAACATGAACGTCAACGAAGTCATCGCCAACCGCTGCTCCCAACTGGCGGGCCACCCCCTTGGCTCCAAGAAGCCGGTCCATCCCAACGACCATGTCAATCTCAGTCAGTCAACTAACGATAACTTTCCGTCAGCCATGTATATGGCTGTAGCAAATGAAGTTATCAACAATCTGTTCCCTTCTATCGTCTCCCTGAGGAATGCGCTTTCAGCCAAATCCGAGGCATGGCGGGAGATCGTCAAGATCGGGCGCACGCACATGCAGGACGCCACGCCCCTGACCCTGGGCCAGGAATTTTCCGGGTACGTCGCCATGCTCGACGACAACGGCATCCGGCTTACGGACGCCATGGAGGACGTGTACCGTCTTCCGCTGGGAGGCACTGCCGTGGGCACCGGCGTGAACTCCTATCCGGGTTTTGCCCAAGACGCCATAGGTCACATAGCGGACCTGACAGGCCTGCCCTTTGCCCCGGCCCCGAACCGGTTCGCGGCCCAAGGCAGCCACGACGCCTTGGTGCAGTTCTCGGCCACCCTCAAGACCCTGGCCAATTCACTTCACAAGATGGCAAACGATATCAGGTTGTTGTCCTGTGGACCACGGGCAGGTCTGGGAGAGTTGATCATCCCGGCCAACGAACCCGGCTCGTCCATCATGCCGGGCAAGGTCAATCCCACCCAGTGCGAGGCCCTGACCATGGTCTGCCTCCAGGTCATGGCCAACGACATGGCCGTCACCCTGGGCGGCACGTCCGGCACCCTGGAGATGAACGCCTACAAGCCACTCATCATCCGCAATGTCCTGCACTCCATACGGTTGCTGACCGACGCCATGCATAGCTTCCGCGCCAACCTGGTGGAGGGGCTTGAGCCAGACCATGAACGGATAGCCGACCACCTGGGCCGGTCGCTGATGCTGGTCACGGCCCTGGCCCCGGTCATCGGGTATGATCAGGCCGCCAGGATCGCCCACCATGCCCACAAGACCGGACAGAGCCTGCGGGAATCCGCTCTGGAGCTGGGATTGGTCACGGCTGAAGAATTCGACCGGACAGTGGTGCCGGAACAGATGACCGAGCCCAAAGCCTAG
- a CDS encoding LysE family translocator, giving the protein MNMETYTAFVLFVVVMTGTPGAGNLTMMGIGQTTGFKSASPFLVGATVGAVTLDTLVSFGLGGLFVASPKLAWAMKICGMCYILYLGWKLLTMNLAEGSETRRFTFLEGVVLHPLNPKSWAMAVVGYSMLADPSVPVVQQTAVFVLTFMFFQVAFHSTWGLAGAVIMRTLKSKSVLVGVNCVLVAVMVGATAYAMFV; this is encoded by the coding sequence ATGAACATGGAAACCTACACTGCTTTCGTCCTTTTTGTCGTGGTCATGACCGGTACGCCCGGCGCGGGCAACCTGACCATGATGGGTATCGGCCAGACCACCGGGTTCAAGTCAGCGAGTCCCTTTCTGGTCGGGGCCACGGTGGGCGCGGTCACCCTTGACACCCTTGTCAGTTTCGGATTGGGCGGTTTGTTTGTGGCCTCTCCAAAACTGGCGTGGGCCATGAAGATTTGCGGAATGTGTTACATTCTGTATCTCGGTTGGAAACTGCTTACCATGAACCTGGCTGAGGGGTCTGAAACCCGGCGGTTCACCTTTCTCGAAGGGGTTGTCCTGCATCCGCTGAACCCCAAGAGCTGGGCCATGGCCGTGGTCGGGTACAGCATGCTGGCCGATCCGTCCGTGCCGGTGGTGCAACAGACGGCCGTGTTCGTGCTCACCTTCATGTTCTTTCAGGTGGCTTTTCACTCAACCTGGGGGCTGGCAGGTGCGGTCATCATGCGCACCCTCAAATCCAAGAGCGTGCTGGTCGGGGTGAATTGCGTGCTGGTGGCCGTCATGGTGGGGGCCACCGCCTACGCCATGTTCGTCTAG
- a CDS encoding PLP-dependent aminotransferase family protein, whose amino-acid sequence MTIYSPALSKEKEPLYMGLADAIERDISAGVLAPGTRLPTHRDLADSLGLNVSTVTRGYREAEKRGLVSGTVGRGTFVASDATTSTSLVSFEPCPAGMLEMGLIEPLDHLDPSVTEGFKRISRRKDPSTFMRYSDPRGQLEHRRAGAEWANRFGMEAEAENIIVSAGSQHALTCALSGLLRPGERIATDELTYPGLKTLVAMLGLRLVPIRMDEHGMVPASLDAACRRDEIKAVYLMPGVHNPTTITIPEARRDELARLADKHDLIIIEDDAYDLTDPGRLEPVGNRARHRSIYIAGMSKSLAAGLRVAFVVAPASMLKPLAQAVLNTIWMAPPLNVELTSMWINDGTADRVVEQKRAEAARRYMLACDLLDGFRFRGKPSGFYLWCELPEPWTGQALENAAREHGVNVFGAEKFVVGDSPPPRAARISLTGTSTVDQLEKGLRIIRDIVEDRP is encoded by the coding sequence ATGACAATATATTCGCCCGCACTCTCCAAGGAAAAGGAGCCGCTCTACATGGGGCTGGCAGACGCCATCGAGCGGGATATCTCGGCCGGCGTCCTGGCGCCTGGAACCCGGTTGCCCACCCACCGGGACCTGGCCGACTCCCTTGGCCTGAACGTGTCCACGGTGACGCGCGGATACCGGGAAGCGGAGAAACGCGGCCTGGTCTCCGGCACCGTGGGACGCGGCACCTTTGTGGCCTCGGATGCAACCACGTCCACCTCCCTGGTTTCCTTTGAACCGTGCCCGGCCGGCATGCTGGAAATGGGGCTGATCGAACCGCTGGACCATCTCGACCCGAGCGTGACTGAAGGATTCAAACGCATTTCACGGCGCAAGGACCCGTCCACGTTCATGCGCTACTCTGACCCGCGCGGTCAGCTTGAACACCGCAGGGCGGGCGCGGAATGGGCCAATCGGTTCGGTATGGAGGCAGAGGCGGAGAACATCATTGTCAGCGCAGGGTCGCAACACGCCCTGACCTGTGCGCTGAGCGGACTGCTCAGGCCCGGGGAGCGCATCGCCACGGACGAACTGACCTATCCCGGCCTGAAGACCCTGGTGGCCATGCTCGGCCTCCGGCTGGTGCCCATCCGCATGGACGAGCACGGCATGGTCCCGGCCAGCCTTGACGCGGCCTGCCGAAGGGACGAGATCAAGGCGGTCTACCTCATGCCCGGCGTCCACAATCCGACCACCATAACCATCCCCGAGGCCCGACGGGATGAACTCGCCCGGTTGGCGGACAAGCACGACCTGATCATCATCGAAGACGACGCCTACGACCTGACCGACCCCGGCAGGCTGGAGCCGGTGGGCAACCGGGCCAGGCACCGCAGCATCTATATCGCGGGCATGTCCAAATCCCTGGCTGCGGGACTGCGGGTGGCCTTTGTGGTCGCGCCCGCCTCCATGCTCAAGCCCCTGGCCCAGGCCGTGCTCAACACCATCTGGATGGCCCCGCCCCTGAACGTGGAGCTGACCTCCATGTGGATCAACGACGGCACTGCCGACCGGGTGGTGGAGCAGAAGCGGGCCGAAGCCGCCCGCCGCTACATGCTCGCCTGTGACCTGCTGGACGGCTTCCGTTTCCGGGGCAAGCCCAGCGGTTTCTATCTCTGGTGCGAACTGCCCGAACCGTGGACCGGCCAGGCCCTGGAAAATGCGGCCAGGGAGCACGGGGTCAATGTGTTCGGCGCAGAAAAATTCGTGGTGGGCGACTCCCCGCCCCCAAGGGCGGCCCGCATCTCCCTGACCGGCACGAGCACCGTTGATCAGTTGGAAAAAGGTCTGAGGATCATCCGGGACATCGTGGAGGACAGGCCATGA
- a CDS encoding DUF2959 domain-containing protein, translating to MKRFVLVLSLFSLFFAYGCQKAYYSTMESMGYDKREILSDRVEKARESQEDAKEQFASALERFKSAVAFDGGELQTVYEQLNDEYEDSKGKAEDVKNRIDKVEDVAEALFDEWTEEIKLYSSAKLRQSSQEKLTETKKKYSGLIKAMRKAEKKMYPVLEAFEDQVLYLKHNLNAKAVAALEGELTSIRTDVDALIKEMDKSIAEADSFIKSLE from the coding sequence ATGAAACGGTTTGTCCTGGTCCTGTCCCTGTTCAGTCTTTTTTTTGCCTACGGGTGTCAGAAGGCCTATTATTCCACCATGGAGTCCATGGGATACGACAAGCGTGAGATCCTTTCCGACAGGGTGGAAAAGGCCCGCGAATCGCAGGAAGACGCCAAGGAGCAGTTTGCGTCCGCCCTGGAACGGTTCAAGTCCGCAGTCGCCTTTGATGGCGGCGAGCTTCAGACCGTCTATGAGCAGTTGAATGACGAGTACGAGGACAGCAAGGGCAAGGCCGAGGATGTGAAAAACCGTATCGACAAGGTTGAGGATGTGGCCGAGGCCCTGTTCGACGAATGGACCGAGGAGATCAAGCTCTACTCAAGCGCCAAGCTGCGCCAGTCCAGCCAGGAAAAGCTGACCGAGACCAAGAAAAAGTACAGCGGGCTGATCAAGGCCATGCGCAAGGCCGAAAAGAAAATGTATCCGGTCCTGGAGGCCTTCGAGGATCAGGTGCTCTATCTCAAGCATAATCTCAATGCCAAGGCCGTGGCTGCCCTGGAGGGAGAACTGACCTCCATCCGTACGGACGTGGACGCACTCATCAAGGAGATGGACAAGTCCATTGCCGAGGCCGATTCTTTTATCAAGTCTCTGGAATAG